In Nocardia sp. NBC_01327, the genomic stretch TCTGCCACCCCCAGCCACTCCGGCTGGTAGAGCCGCCAAATCCGCGACTGAACATACGGCACTCAGCACAATGAACGCGGTAGTTCCGCCCGCATTCGGCCGACCGCGCATAGGCTCCCGATATGACCGACTCGACCCTCCCGCGCGGTATCGGAGCCCCCGCGACCCGAGCCCTCACCGCCGCCGGATATCTCCGGCTCGAGCAGCTGGCCGGAGTCTCCGCCGACACACTGCTCGCCCTGCACGGTGTGGGACCGAAGGCGATTCGCCTCCTGAAGGAGGCGCTGTCAGCCCAGGGACTCGACCTGAGCTGACGGCCACCCGCCCCGCGTCAGTCGACGTACGCGCGCTCGAGGATCGCCTCGGTGTCGATACCGGTCGGCAGGGTGCCGAAGGCAATGCCCCAGTCGCCGCCGAATCGGGTGGCGCAGAAGGCATCCGCCACCGCCTGATTGCCGTGCCGGACCAGCTGCGAGCCCTGCAGTACCAGCGCCATGAGCTCCACGA encodes the following:
- a CDS encoding helix-hairpin-helix domain-containing protein — encoded protein: MTDSTLPRGIGAPATRALTAAGYLRLEQLAGVSADTLLALHGVGPKAIRLLKEALSAQGLDLS